The genomic segment CAATTGCCTTCCACGGTGGTATAATTCTTCCGCTGGCCTTAGCCACATATTCAGATATTTCTTTAAACAGTTCAGTTTTTAAACTTATTTCCCACCCGAGTACATATTTTAATGCCATTGCTACTTCTTCCAGTGCGGCATTACCCGCTCTTTCTCCCAAACCATTAACGGTCACTCCCACATGAGTAGCACCCGCTATTATTCCTGCTATGGCATTGGCCGTAGCCATTCCGAAATCGTTATGAGTATGCATTTCTATTTCTAAATCTACGGCCGCTCTTAACTTTTTTATCTTCTCATAAGTCGAAAATGGGTCCAAAATCCCCACCGTGTCGCAAAACCTCAATCTATCTGCTCCCGCCTCTTTTGCTGCTTTACAGAACTCTATCAAAAAATCCTGATCTGCCCGGGAAGCATCTTCGGCATTAACAGAAACGTAAACACCGTGCTTTTTTGCAAAAACAGTCGCCTCTACCATTTGTTCTATTACTTTTTCTCTTGTAGTTCGTAGTTTGTGCTGTATATGTAGATCCGAAACTGCAATGGAAATAGCAACCGCATCCACACCACATTTGAGAGATTTTTCAATATCGTCGATAACTGCCCTGTTCCAAGCCATGATGCTGGCTTTCAGACCAGCTTTTACAATTGCTCTGATACTTTTTACTTCTTCCTCTCCCATCGCAGGTATTCCAGCTTCTATCTGGTCTACCCCTATCATATCGAGAAGCTTTGCTATAATCACCTTTTCCTCCGGCGCAAAAACCACTCCAGCGGTTTGTTCCCCATCCCTTAAAGTAGTGTCTACCCATAAAACTTTGGGTTTCATACGGCTACCCCCTTTGTTTATTTGTATTCATGATTTATTGTATGCAATTATACAACGTATGGATTTAGCTGTCAATATTTCAGGGAAAGTTTTTTTTTTTTTTTTTTATTTATTTAATACTTTATCAATTTATCTTTTTAATTTTTAAATTTATTATTGACATAAATATCTCCCAAATATATAATGTAAAAATAATTGTATTATTGTATTCTATAATACATTATGCCCTGTTTCTTATTTTTTCACCTACATAATGTTACAATAATTGCACTTCATAATATTGAAAAGTTAGGAGGTTAAAAATGTTTCAATCACCATCTTTAAAGGATATTTCAGGATGTGCAATTGCAAGTATTTTAAATACTAAAGGAAAAGGTATTAAAGGAGATGTCATTACATCCGCAATATCTGTCATGCGAGAACGCTCAAATGGTTTAGGCGGAGGATTTGCTGCTTATGGAATATATCCAGAATTCAAAGATTATTATGCCTTTCATATTATGTTTGTGGATGAAAGTATAAAAGAATCTGTGGAAGCCTACCTTCAGGAAAAAATGGTACTGGTTAAAAGTGAGGCTATCCCTACTCGTAAAAAAATGAGCTTTTTAAATACTCCGCTTTTGTGGCGATATTTCCTGGAGGTACCAAAAAGTAAATTGACATCTCCAATTACTGAAGAGGATTATGTAGTTTCAATAGTTATGAAGATTAATAAGCGCTTTAATGGTGCTTTCGTCTTTTCCAGCGGTAAAAATATGGGAGTTTTCAAGGGGCTTGGTTAT from the Thermovenabulum gondwanense genome contains:
- the nifV gene encoding homocitrate synthase, with amino-acid sequence MKPKVLWVDTTLRDGEQTAGVVFAPEEKVIIAKLLDMIGVDQIEAGIPAMGEEEVKSIRAIVKAGLKASIMAWNRAVIDDIEKSLKCGVDAVAISIAVSDLHIQHKLRTTREKVIEQMVEATVFAKKHGVYVSVNAEDASRADQDFLIEFCKAAKEAGADRLRFCDTVGILDPFSTYEKIKKLRAAVDLEIEMHTHNDFGMATANAIAGIIAGATHVGVTVNGLGERAGNAALEEVAMALKYVLGWEISLKTELFKEISEYVAKASGRIIPPWKAIVGENIFAHESGIHVDGALKHPETYEVFNPSEVGLERKIFIGKHSGTAAIISTLGKYDIRISREEAQELLKKVRETAVSIKRSLTEREFLYLYYNWNQKKVGREVI